One part of the Gadus macrocephalus chromosome 8, ASM3116895v1 genome encodes these proteins:
- the LOC132463160 gene encoding zona pellucida sperm-binding protein 3-like isoform X1, producing the protein MKNYVCMIVLAVIASAAANAGDIKIDCSKDSVNITWTIPAEFIPLATRFFLGSCSPSDFAILQSGEAELYFNHKYMDCSSRRRPKGKRVVYQNELTYRPKARNHPADFTYPFECYSHRDQNTWIPKFHRPGMGVAEGHGNLIFHLALLNEDLSAISTSNEVPLGSMMPIWAAVEQKDHQPMLLLIDECVAAATPELQPAGQYYPLVGNQGCLLASTWGNSKFLPRYHSSAMVLNLQTFKLAFTDEDLQLPQVYINCKLVAWDPEALSKERKACNYVKETGSWELLDDPGQSHLCSCCDSSCKYRHKRGADKSRGIAQNVVLGPLRFVNPSDKVGPRSTSSSDLK; encoded by the exons ATATCAAAATAGACTGTTCAAAAGACTCGGTCAACATAACATGGACGATTCCCGCTGAATTTATTCCACTCGCAACCCGTTTCTTTCTTGGAAGTTGTAGTCCTTCTGATTTTGCCATTCTCCAAAGTGGAGAAGCGGAACTATATTTCAATCATAAATACATGGACTGCAGCTCCAGAAGACGG CCTAAAGGAAAGCGTGTCGTCTACCAGAATGAGCTGACCTACCGGCCAAAAGCCAGGAATCATCCAGCAGACTTCACATATCCCTTCGAGTGTTATTCTCACAG agACCAGAACACATGGATTCCCAAGTTCCATAGACCTGGAATGGGGGTCGCAGAAGGCCATGGGAATCTGATCTTCCACCTGGCACTTCTCAATG aGGACCTAAGTGCAATCTCCACGAGCAATGAGGTTCCACTGGGCTCCATGATGCCCATTTGGGCTGCGGTGGAACAGAAAGATCACCAGCCCATGTTGCTGCTCATAGACGAGTGTGTGGCGGCAGCCACCCCCGAGCTACAGCCCGCCGGGCAGTATTACCCGCTCGTTGGGAACCAGGG TTGCCTTTTGGCCAGTACGTGGGGAAACTCAAAATTTCTACCACGGTATCATTCCTCTGCTATGGTCTTGAACCTGCAGACCTTCAAGCTTGCTTTTACAGACGAG GACTTGCAGCTCCCGCAGGTTTACATCAACTGTAAACTGGTCGCATGGGACCCTGAAGCTCTCAGCAAAGAAAGGAAGGCCTGTAACTACGTGAAGGAAACCGGCAG CTGGGAGCTCCTAGACGACCCCGGCCAGAGCCACCTCTGCAGCTGCTGTGACTCGTCGTGCAAGTACCGCCACAAAAGAGGAGCGG ACAAATCCCGGGGCATTGCTCAGAATGTTGTGTTGGGACCACTGCGCTTCGTAAACCCGTCTGACAAAGTGGGCCCCAGAAGCACTTCAAGCTCAGACCTCAAATAA
- the LOC132463160 gene encoding zona pellucida sperm-binding protein 3-like isoform X2 — MKNYVCMIVLAVIASAAANAGDIKIDCSKDSVNITWTIPAEFIPLATRFFLGSCSPSDFAILQSGEAELYFNHKYMDCSSRRRPKGKRVVYQNELTYRPKARNHPADFTYPFECYSHRDQNTWIPKFHRPGMGVAEGHGNLIFHLALLNEDLSAISTSNEVPLGSMMPIWAAVEQKDHQPMLLLIDECVAAATPELQPAGQYYPLVGNQGCLLASTWGNSKFLPRYHSSAMVLNLQTFKLAFTDELPQVYINCKLVAWDPEALSKERKACNYVKETGSWELLDDPGQSHLCSCCDSSCKYRHKRGADKSRGIAQNVVLGPLRFVNPSDKVGPRSTSSSDLK, encoded by the exons ATATCAAAATAGACTGTTCAAAAGACTCGGTCAACATAACATGGACGATTCCCGCTGAATTTATTCCACTCGCAACCCGTTTCTTTCTTGGAAGTTGTAGTCCTTCTGATTTTGCCATTCTCCAAAGTGGAGAAGCGGAACTATATTTCAATCATAAATACATGGACTGCAGCTCCAGAAGACGG CCTAAAGGAAAGCGTGTCGTCTACCAGAATGAGCTGACCTACCGGCCAAAAGCCAGGAATCATCCAGCAGACTTCACATATCCCTTCGAGTGTTATTCTCACAG agACCAGAACACATGGATTCCCAAGTTCCATAGACCTGGAATGGGGGTCGCAGAAGGCCATGGGAATCTGATCTTCCACCTGGCACTTCTCAATG aGGACCTAAGTGCAATCTCCACGAGCAATGAGGTTCCACTGGGCTCCATGATGCCCATTTGGGCTGCGGTGGAACAGAAAGATCACCAGCCCATGTTGCTGCTCATAGACGAGTGTGTGGCGGCAGCCACCCCCGAGCTACAGCCCGCCGGGCAGTATTACCCGCTCGTTGGGAACCAGGG TTGCCTTTTGGCCAGTACGTGGGGAAACTCAAAATTTCTACCACGGTATCATTCCTCTGCTATGGTCTTGAACCTGCAGACCTTCAAGCTTGCTTTTACAGACGAG CTCCCGCAGGTTTACATCAACTGTAAACTGGTCGCATGGGACCCTGAAGCTCTCAGCAAAGAAAGGAAGGCCTGTAACTACGTGAAGGAAACCGGCAG CTGGGAGCTCCTAGACGACCCCGGCCAGAGCCACCTCTGCAGCTGCTGTGACTCGTCGTGCAAGTACCGCCACAAAAGAGGAGCGG ACAAATCCCGGGGCATTGCTCAGAATGTTGTGTTGGGACCACTGCGCTTCGTAAACCCGTCTGACAAAGTGGGCCCCAGAAGCACTTCAAGCTCAGACCTCAAATAA
- the LOC132463164 gene encoding NEDD8, whose product MLIKVKTLTGKEIEIDIEPTDKVERIKERVEEKEGIPPQQQRLIYSGKQM is encoded by the exons ATGCTGATTAAAGTAAAG ACCCTCACAGGAAAAGAGATAGAGATCGATATCGAGCCCACAGACAAG GTGGAGCGAATTAAAGAGAGGGTAGAGGAAAAGGAGGGCATTCCACCACAGCAACAGAGACTTATCTACAGTGGAAAACAGATGTAA
- the LOC132463162 gene encoding zona pellucida sperm-binding protein 3-like isoform X1 → MKNYVCMIVLAVIASAAANAGDIKIDCSKDSVNITWTIPAEFIPLATRFFLGSCSPSDFAILQSGEAELYFNHKYMDCSSRRRPKGKRVVYQNELTYRPKARNHPADFTYPFECYSHRDQNTWIPKFHRPGMGVAEGHGNLIFHLALLNEDLSAISTSNEVPLGSMMPIWAAVEQKDHQPMLLLIDECVAAATPELQPAGQYYPLVGNQGCLLASTWGNSKFLPRYHSSAMVLNLQTFKLAFTDEDLQLPQVYINCKLVAWDPEALSKERKACNYVKETGSWELLDDPSQSHLCSCCDSSCKYRHKRGADKSRGIAQNVVLGPLRFVNPADKVGPRSTSSSDLK, encoded by the exons ATGAAGAATTACGTTTGTATGATAGTGTTGGCAGTCATTGCCTCAGCTGCTGCCAATGCAGGAG ATATCAAAATAGACTGTTCAAAAGACTCGGTCAACATAACATGGACGATTCCCGCTGAATTTATTCCACTCGCAACCCGTTTCTTTCTTGGAAGTTGTAGTCCTTCTGATTTTGCCATTCTCCAAAGTGGAGAAGCGGAACTATATTTCAATCATAAATACATGGACTGCAGCTCCAGAAGACGG CCTAAAGGAAAGCGTGTCGTCTACCAGAATGAGCTGACCTACCGGCCAAAAGCCAGGAATCATCCAGCAGACTTCACATATCCCTTCGAGTGTTATTCTCACAG agACCAGAACACATGGATTCCCAAGTTCCATAGACCTGGAATGGGGGTCGCAGAAGGCCATGGGAATCTGATCTTCCACCTGGCACTTCTCAATG aGGACCTAAGTGCAATCTCCACGAGCAATGAGGTTCCACTGGGCTCCATGATGCCCATTTGGGCTGCGGTGGAACAGAAAGATCACCAGCCCATGTTGCTGCTCATAGACGAGTGTGTGGCGGCAGCCACCCCCGAGCTACAGCCCGCCGGGCAGTATTACCCGCTCGTTGGGAACCAGGG TTGCCTTTTGGCCAGTACGTGGGGAAACTCAAAATTTCTACCACGGTATCATTCCTCTGCTATGGTCTTGAACCTGCAGACCTTCAAGCTTGCTTTTACAGACGAG GACTTGCAGCTCCCGCAGGTTTACATCAACTGTAAACTGGTCGCATGGGACCCTGAAGCTCTCAGCAAAGAAAGGAAGGCCTGTAACTACGTGAAGGAAACCGGCAG CTGGGAGCTCCTAGACGACCCCAGCCAGAGCCACCTCTGCAGCTGCTGTGACTCGTCGTGCAAGTACCGCCACAAAAGAGGAGCGG ACAAATCCCGGGGCATTGCTCAGAATGTTGTGTTGGGACCACTGCGCTTCGTAAACCCGGCTGACAAAGTGGGCCCCAGAAGCACTTCAAGCTCAGACCTCAAATAA
- the LOC132463162 gene encoding zona pellucida sperm-binding protein 3-like isoform X2, with product MKNYVCMIVLAVIASAAANAGDIKIDCSKDSVNITWTIPAEFIPLATRFFLGSCSPSDFAILQSGEAELYFNHKYMDCSSRRRPKGKRVVYQNELTYRPKARNHPADFTYPFECYSHRDQNTWIPKFHRPGMGVAEGHGNLIFHLALLNEDLSAISTSNEVPLGSMMPIWAAVEQKDHQPMLLLIDECVAAATPELQPAGQYYPLVGNQGCLLASTWGNSKFLPRYHSSAMVLNLQTFKLAFTDELPQVYINCKLVAWDPEALSKERKACNYVKETGSWELLDDPSQSHLCSCCDSSCKYRHKRGADKSRGIAQNVVLGPLRFVNPADKVGPRSTSSSDLK from the exons ATGAAGAATTACGTTTGTATGATAGTGTTGGCAGTCATTGCCTCAGCTGCTGCCAATGCAGGAG ATATCAAAATAGACTGTTCAAAAGACTCGGTCAACATAACATGGACGATTCCCGCTGAATTTATTCCACTCGCAACCCGTTTCTTTCTTGGAAGTTGTAGTCCTTCTGATTTTGCCATTCTCCAAAGTGGAGAAGCGGAACTATATTTCAATCATAAATACATGGACTGCAGCTCCAGAAGACGG CCTAAAGGAAAGCGTGTCGTCTACCAGAATGAGCTGACCTACCGGCCAAAAGCCAGGAATCATCCAGCAGACTTCACATATCCCTTCGAGTGTTATTCTCACAG agACCAGAACACATGGATTCCCAAGTTCCATAGACCTGGAATGGGGGTCGCAGAAGGCCATGGGAATCTGATCTTCCACCTGGCACTTCTCAATG aGGACCTAAGTGCAATCTCCACGAGCAATGAGGTTCCACTGGGCTCCATGATGCCCATTTGGGCTGCGGTGGAACAGAAAGATCACCAGCCCATGTTGCTGCTCATAGACGAGTGTGTGGCGGCAGCCACCCCCGAGCTACAGCCCGCCGGGCAGTATTACCCGCTCGTTGGGAACCAGGG TTGCCTTTTGGCCAGTACGTGGGGAAACTCAAAATTTCTACCACGGTATCATTCCTCTGCTATGGTCTTGAACCTGCAGACCTTCAAGCTTGCTTTTACAGACGAG CTCCCGCAGGTTTACATCAACTGTAAACTGGTCGCATGGGACCCTGAAGCTCTCAGCAAAGAAAGGAAGGCCTGTAACTACGTGAAGGAAACCGGCAG CTGGGAGCTCCTAGACGACCCCAGCCAGAGCCACCTCTGCAGCTGCTGTGACTCGTCGTGCAAGTACCGCCACAAAAGAGGAGCGG ACAAATCCCGGGGCATTGCTCAGAATGTTGTGTTGGGACCACTGCGCTTCGTAAACCCGGCTGACAAAGTGGGCCCCAGAAGCACTTCAAGCTCAGACCTCAAATAA
- the LOC132463163 gene encoding zona pellucida sperm-binding protein 3-like, which yields MAFPFSSVGLLVLVAAVLVNADMKADCGPDGLTLVWTEARSLMDFSLLRLGSCRPTDVSLREAIFSVEFGDCNFRRTVTKDTLEYSNDLTLASPRNTKTTFHHPVSCTFEKAGYWAPPMYDPSMLQTYGQGHLLFSMDIMNGDFSGPAQSLAFSLGSLIPIMATVGQDTHQPLLLLLDDCVATNTPDLQPESAVYSIISNHGCLMDSKGARSRFEPRLVSSEIRLSLQAFKFAVGKEVYIHCTLEAWDPSAFFPNKKACHIVGNGWELLDDPSMSSLCGCCDTSCSSRKTRSPSGGGIKHSAVLGPLTIVD from the exons ATGGCATTTCCCTTTAGCAGCGTGGGTCTACTTGTCCTTGTAGCAGCTGTCTTGGTGAACGCAG ATATGAAAGCGGACTGTGGACCCGATGGCCTCACACTGGTCTGGACCGAGGCCAGATCCCTGATGGACTTCTCTCTCCTGCGACTCGGCAGCTGTCGACCGACCGACGTGTCCTTGAGGGAGGCCATTTTCTCTGTTGAGTTCGGCGACTGTAACTTCAGGAGGACG GTGACCAAGGACACCCTGGAGTACAGCAATGATTTAACCTTGGCGTCTCCTCGGAACACAAAAACAACTTTCCATCATCCCGTATCTTGTACCTTCGAGAA GGCCGGTTACTGGGCCCCTCCCATGTATGACCCGTCCATGCTCCAAACCTATGGGCAAGGACATCTTCTGTTCAGTATGGACATCATGAATG GCGACTTCTCAGGCCCAGCTCAGTCCCTTGCCTTCAGTCTTGGCTCACTCATCCCAATCATGGCGACCGTGGGCCAGGACACCCatcagcccttgctgctgcttcTGGATGACTGTGTCGCCACCAACACACCGGACCTGCAGCCAGAGAGCGCCGTGTATTCCATCATCTCTAACCACGG GTGTCTTATGGACAGCAAGGGGGCGCGCTCGCGATTCGAACCCCGGCTGGTCTCCTCAGAGATCCGCTTGTCCCTGCAGGCCTTTAAGTTTGCAGTTGGTAAAGAG GTGTACATCCACTGCACACTTGAGGCTTGGGATCCCAGTGCTTTTTTCCCGAATAAGAAGGCCTGCCATATCGTGGGCAACGG ATGGGAGCTTCTCGATGACCCGTCTATGAGCAGTCTTTGTGGATGTTGTGACACCAGCTGTAGCTCAAGGAAAACCAGGAGCCCATCAGGAG GCGGAATAAAGCACAGTGCTGTTCTTGGACCCCTTACTATTGTGGACTAG
- the c8h7orf25 gene encoding UPF0415 protein C7orf25 homolog, whose product MAMQSMLQERIVIAQELLGRVEQLCQRQSQPVEGRAKLCSKLRAELKFLTKVKSGAVQVKESHLHSTNLTHLRAIVETAESLEEVVSLLHVFGYEDDEDSGGGKQSLVVDVVANGGHTWVKAVGRKAEALHNIWQGRGQYGDRSIVSQAEEFVRASGQQPIQYSKPHIIFAFYNGVSSPMADLLREMGVSVRGDIVAVNAVPAVKEEESSEEEEEDDEVDEVDDVEGEEDGEQLGAEKDLTHAASEPDEEEDYGDEDEEDDDNEEEADLSQTRVDRDTIVASLAFPTQVKVDACQRANLDITTLISYVSSLSHGHCNFTFREQVLTEQAAQERQHQVLPELKAFMQGKELYACRSAVDDFQVILDTLGGPGEKARAQELLARVRVVPDQPSERTQRLNASAKVNTRSLMIFGTGDSLQAVTMTANSGFVRAAANQGVRYSVFVHQPRALTEGKEWRATAI is encoded by the coding sequence ATGGCCATGCAGTCCATGCTGCAGGAGCGAATCGTCATCGCCCAGGAGCTGCTCGGGCGGGTGGAGCAGCTGTGCCAGCGGCAGTCCCAGCCAGTGGAGGGCCGGGCCAAGCTGTGCAGCAAACTGCGCGCCGAGCTCAAGTTCCTCACCAAGGTGAAGAGTGGTGCGGTTCAGGTCAAAGAGTCCCACCTCCACAGCACCAACCTCACCCACCTGCGGGCCATCGTGGAGACGGCGGAGAGCCTGGAAGAGGTGGTCTCCCTGCTGCACGTCTTTGGCTACGAGGATGATGAGGACAGCGGAGGCGGGAAGCAGTCGCTGGTGGTGGACGTGGTGGCCAACGGCGGACACACGTGGGTGAAGGCGGTGGGCCGTAAGGCGGAGGCACTGCACAACATCTGGCAGGGGCGGGGCCAGTACGGCGACCGCAGCATCGTAAGCCAGGCGGAGGAGTTTGTGCGCGCCAGCGGGCAGCAGCCCATCCAGTACAGCAAGCCGCACATTATCTTTGCCTTCTACAACGGCGTGTCCAGCCCCATGGCCGACCTGCTGCGAGAGATGGGCGTGTCGGTGCGCGGCGACATCGTGGCGGTGAACGCCGTGCCggcggtgaaggaggaggagagcagcgaggaggaggaggaggacgacgaggtaGACGAGGTAGACGACGTGGAAGGTGAGGAAGATGGAGAGCAGCTCGGAGCAGAGAAGGATCTAACGCACGCCGCTTCTGAACCCGATGAGGAAGAGGATTatggtgatgaggatgaggaggatgatgacaACGAAGAGGAGGCCGACCTGAGCCAGACCCGGGTGGATCGAGACACCATCGTGGCCAGCCTGGCGTTCCCCACCCAGGTGAAGGTGGACGCGTGCCAGCGGGCCAACCTGGACATCACCACGCTCATCAGCTACGTGTCGTCGCTGAGCCACGGACACTGCAACTTCACCTTCCGGGAGCAGGTTCTGACGGAGCAGGCGGCCCAGGAGCGCCAGCACCAGGTGCTGCCAGAGCTCAAGGCCTTCATGCAGGGCAAGGAGCTGTACGCGTGCCGGTCGGCCGTGGACGACTTCCAGGTGATCCTGGACACCCTCGGGGGCCCCGGGGAGAAGGCCCGTGCCCAGGAGCTGCTGGCCCGGGTGAGGGTGGTCCCGGACCAGCCGTCCGAGCGGACGCAGCGCCTCAACGCCAGCGCCAAGGTCAACACCCGCTCGCTGATGATCTTTGGCACCGGCGACTCGCTGCAGGCCGTCACCATGACGGCCAACAGCGGGTTTGTGCGGGCCGCGGCCAATCAGGGTGTCCGCTACAGCGTGTTTGTGCACCAGCCCCGAGCGCTGACCgaggggaaggagtggagggCCACAGCCATATAA